The DNA segment GATCGAACGTGCCGGTCAGAAACTCGGTTTTGATAAAAGCGATTTTGACAGCGAGGCCGATTTCGCTCGCCAGATGAGGAAGCAGGTCATAACCATGCATGCTTCCGGGGCCGATCAGAAGATCGCCGAAATCGAGAAGGAACTCGGCCTCGACAAACTCGGCATCTCCTTGCTGGACGTTGTCTCCAGCGCACGAAACCCCGATCTCGATGACGCTGTGACGCAGGCTCTGAAAGAGCGAGAGGGCGCGAAAAACAAGGAAGAAGCCGAGAAGGCGGAAAAGGAACGCGACGCTTTGCCCCCATCATCCCTAGCGCCTGATGAAATTGGCCTGTACGGGGCAGCCAATAACTAATCTCCTGTTGCTTGCATGAATCGTGAGGTCGAGGGACTATGCCACCGGATCATCGGATGGCAGTGCCCACGACCTAATGTCGATCTAAATGCCTCAGCTAAGCTTTTTGAACCGGGTATACCGGAGCCCGACGGCTTCGCTCTTTAGATTCTACTGTAGGCCTAGCCTCTGACTGATCACTGATAGAAAAGCTTTACCGCTGAAGGGCTTCCTTAAAACTGAGGAGGCGTCTTCGGCTGAGAGTTTTTCAACCAACTCGTAGCGACCCGTAATCAATATGACGGGGAGTTGCGGATGGTCCCGGTGAAGGATTTCTCGGAGCCGGAACCCATCCAGTCCAGGCATGCCAATATCAGTTACGACACAAGTAATACGGGCAAGGTCTAGGCTGGCCAAAAGTGTTTCAGCACCATCGAAGGAAAGGGCATCATATTCTGCCGACTCCAACAATTCCCGTAATGCTTGCCTAACGCGGTTGTCGTCATCAACTATAGCGATGAGTTGACGCTTGTCAGACATCTACCTTGTTTCCTTCAGTGAAAGTGTCATGGCTGCAGTGCTCTTTGACAGCCCATAGCAGGTTTAAGAAGCAAATTTCGAGATATCGGCAGCGTCGTCATGACTAGGTTGAGCACCGTCTTCCTCTGTCCCTGAAATCGGCAGGGAAAACGCGAAGATTGTTCCTTGCGGTGAATTTTTTGTGTGCCATAGATCGCCATTGTGCGCTTCTACGATGGACCGGCATATTACTAAGCCCATCCCCATTCCATCGTCTTTTGTCGTGAAAAACGCTTGCCCGATACCTGCCTCTGTCGGCAAGCCGACGCCATCATCGATGACCTCTACGATGACGTGCGTCTCGTCGTAACGACTTCGCACGATGATGGGTGAAACAGTTCCTTCGCTTCCATCTAACGCCTCTAGTCCGTTGCGAATTAGGTTCACGAGGATTTGTTGGATTTGTACGCGATCCATCATGACGGTAGGGATATTTGAAGCGAGTTCGGTGCGTATTCCAACTTTCACACCGATATCGCTGACGCCAATAATCCGCGTGACCTCTTGGATGACTGTGTTGACGTTTTCAATGACCCGGGCCCGAGAGCTTCGGCGAAAGAGCGAGCGAATACTGCTGACAATCTCCGCCGCGTCTGTGGCATTGTTTATCATGGCTTCCGCAGACGCAATCGCGCGATCCACGTTGGGTGAGGCGAGGGTGAGCCATCGGTGGCACGCTTCTGCGTTCGAGATAATCGCCGTTAATGGCTGGTTGACTTCGTGCGCGATTGAGGCGGCCAGTTCTGCCAGGCTGGCAGCCCTTGCAGCATCCCCTAGTTTCTCCTGCATGCTTCGCAGTGCGGCCTGCGACTGAACCTCTTCTTCGACGTCGATTAGGAAGCCGTATTGCCGCAGTTTGCCCGAAGAGGCGTCTCTGAGGCCTGCATATCGTCCTTCCACCCAACGATATACCCCGTCGGCCCGACGCAAACGGTAACGCATCGTGACGACAGCGTTGTCTCCAGGATTGCTATTGTAAAGTGTGACTAGTGCTGGCAGATCATCAGGGTGGACCAGTTCTGCCATCGCACGACCTGCATCGAGGCCGTCTGTCCCCGTATCGTCTTCAGGTGTAATCCCTGTGAAAGTAAGCAGGGGCTTGTTAAAATACGTGTTACCTCGTTCGTCACCGACAGTCC comes from the Pararhizobium qamdonense genome and includes:
- a CDS encoding response regulator transcription factor, with the translated sequence MSDKRQLIAIVDDDNRVRQALRELLESAEYDALSFDGAETLLASLDLARITCVVTDIGMPGLDGFRLREILHRDHPQLPVILITGRYELVEKLSAEDASSVLRKPFSGKAFLSVISQRLGLQ
- a CDS encoding PAS domain-containing protein, producing the protein MPTHILLTVICAVIVGFASGYVWRVWSTRHERLVDKYARAIVEGMPGHGWSNDPDGRFTYVSPPALRYYGLDDSFIKMNGFKRGQFHEAYANMLAQIIHPEDLQGTLDHWAKTLKSGEPATYEYRLRRWDGVYLWHRLAVHPARDDAGSITAWYGTQIDIEVEKVAELALRKREQELQRLIDALPVSIWCCDLDGYVTHFSKRLQTFFGCELDDIPHSQRRVSRSNPGLIHPDDAGLAEDLLKHSLETGEPLSARYRMRRADGIYRWTEQRGELLRDADGKPLQWYGVAIDIDALKREEDALRYREQELRQLIDVIPMMIWTVGDERGNTYFNKPLLTFTGITPEDDTGTDGLDAGRAMAELVHPDDLPALVTLYNSNPGDNAVVTMRYRLRRADGVYRWVEGRYAGLRDASSGKLRQYGFLIDVEEEVQSQAALRSMQEKLGDAARAASLAELAASIAHEVNQPLTAIISNAEACHRWLTLASPNVDRAIASAEAMINNATDAAEIVSSIRSLFRRSSRARVIENVNTVIQEVTRIIGVSDIGVKVGIRTELASNIPTVMMDRVQIQQILVNLIRNGLEALDGSEGTVSPIIVRSRYDETHVIVEVIDDGVGLPTEAGIGQAFFTTKDDGMGMGLVICRSIVEAHNGDLWHTKNSPQGTIFAFSLPISGTEEDGAQPSHDDAADISKFAS